The Desulforegula conservatrix Mb1Pa DNA window GAGCCTCCTCTTTTGTCAAGATACGACAGGATTCTCAAACTTGTGGGCGGAAGGGCAGTGGCTCCTGTCGAGCGTTCCATATGTGGTGGCTGCCATATGAATATCCCTCCTCAGATGTTTATTGAGCTTCAGAGATGCAAGGAAATAATGTATTGCCCGAGATGTCACAGGATAATATACTGGGCAGGATGTTTCAAAGATGATAATGACTGATTCCAAATAGTTTTTAATGCAATGGATTAACAGTTTTTTTTGATCAGAGTAGAGCGGGTGGTCGCTGGATCTTTTTGATCCGGAGGAAAGTCCGAACACCATAGAGCAGGGCGCTCCATAACGTGGAGGCGTGGCGACGCGACGGAAAGTGCAACAGAAAGTAAACCGCCTGCTTATGCAGGTAAGGGTGAAACGGTGCGGTAAGAGCGCACCAGTCTTTCGGGTGACCGGAAGAGCTTGGTAAACCCCGCCCGGTGCAAGACCAAATAGGGAAGCGTTTGAGGGCTGCTCGCCTGAAGCTTTCGGGTAGGTCGCTAGAGGTGTCGGGCAATCGGCATCCCAGACGAATGGCCACCATCCCGGTTAAGTCCGGGAAACAGAATTCGGCTTATGCTCTGCTCTGATCATTTTTATAAACTCTCCATTTAACTAAATGATTCCCTTGGAGAAAACATTGGTTGAACAGAATTACTGTGACATATCATATCTCGAAAAGGTAAGGATTTATTCCCAGGAATACCTGAAGTGCTGTGCTTATATAGATCAGTATGGCTCTTCAGACTATATGTTCACGAAAAGACTCTATTCCAAGCTGATTTCAGCATCCCATCTTCTTGAAGACTTTCTGGATTATCACGGCGCAAAAAATAACAGTCAATGGTTTTTTTACAGGGAATTGACCGCTAGCATCAGGCATCTTTCACTTGGCGGATATGCACAACAGCACATTGTCAGCCGAATTGCTTTTTACGGTCTGGGCGATGTTTCAGAATTCGTTGCAGAAGGCCATAAAACCCTGGCTTTCATCAGGTCAAGCCTTTTGAGTCTCGCCCCCTCTATCCTCACAGAAGCCAGACATCTTAATATCCCACTTCCAGATGTTCTTCACGGACAGTATGATTTTGCTTCTTATCTGACAGGCGAAAGGCTTCAGTCTGATATTGATGCTGAAGATAAGGATCGCCAGAAAGATCATATTGTAAAAATTACAAGTGAGTTTTTTAAAATAGCCCAGGAAATCGATAAATTAGTTTTTTATGAGCCACTGACTAATGAAGAAATATTGGAACTTGTTCCTTCAAAGATCAACGAGGTCATGATCAGAAGCTATGAATTCAGGGTTCATAATCTCCAGTCTTATTTCGATACCTATGTCGTTCAGAGCGGTTATCATGAAATAGCCGGAAAACTGAAAGTCCTGCGCGGATATTTCAGTGTGGTTTATCATCTCTTTCAGGTAATGGGCAGGCTTCTGCATTATTATGAGCGCCACCTTCATGAGGTAAGTTTCAAGAAAGCTTATATGACTGTGAGGGAAAAACTTGCCGGAATGGTCGATCCGGCCCAGCTTCTCGACAGGACTATCAATTATGCCTTTTATTATGTTTGTTATTTTCTTTCTGAAGGGCAGAGCATTGCCGTCGAGATAATGAATGAAAATCTTGAGAAAGGCTCCGTGACTCTTCCAATTCCGAGAAACAGAGGATTTCACCAGAGACCAAGCCTTATGGTTGCAAAGCTTGTTGCCCATTTCGGAGGCAAGGTCGAAATGAGGCTTGGTGAAAAGAGATTCGACGCGAGCAGTGTGCTTGATCTGCAATGGGCCGGTGGAGAGATTAACAAAGAAGGCATTACAAAGGTTGTGTTTGAAGGGGATATGAGGGCTCTTAATGACCTTGAGATCCTGGCAAGCGTTAATTATGGAGAAGATATCATGGGCAGGGGGACTCCTTTGCCTGAATCACTCAGCTATCTCAGAATAACAGAATCATCCATAGGCTGAAGATATTATGGCTTCAGTCGTAATAGTGGCTGCCGGAAGCGGCCTCAGAATGAAATCAGAGAAGCGTAAACAGTATCTGGGTATTTCCGGCTTAAGTATTATTTCAAGAACAATAAAAAGATTCGACTCATGTCCTTATATAGATTCTATGGTTCTGGTTGTTCCCCTGAACGATATTGAATTCTGCTCTTCAGTCATAATCAATGAAGCATCTCCAATAAAGCCCGTACATATTGTCCCTGGAGGCAGGGAAAGACATGAATCTGTCAGATTTGGGCTTGCTGCTATACCTGAAAAAATGGGAGTGGTTCTGATTCATGACGGAGTGCGGCCTTTTGTTTCGGATGAAATAATCAAATCGTGTATTGATGGTGCCATGGAAGATGGCGCATGCATCCCCGCAATCCAGGTGTCTGATACGGTCAAACATTCTGAAGACGGAATATTTGCCACGCGAACCATTTCCCGATCAAGTCTGTGGCTTGCCCAGACCCCCCAGGCATTTGATTTTAATCTGATTTTTAATGCCCACATGGAAGCACTTCAGAAAAATATCCTGTTTACAGATGACGCGTCCCTTATAGAGGAAATAGGTCATAAAGTAAGGATCACACAGGGCAGCAGGTTTAATATTAAAATAACAACTCCTGAAGACCTTGTGGTCGCAGAGGCCATTTTGCCTCTTTTTTGCAATTCAGAGTTTTGACAGGACGATCCTGTCGAGTAATCGTTTGCATATTTATATTTCACCAGATTTGATGGGCTATCAAAAAGTCAGAAAAGGGCTTCAATGTCATGCCGGACTTGCCCCGGCATCTTTGTATTTTCAATTACTTCTGGATTACGGTCTTCGCCGGAATGTCGGGAATCGGATTTTGTGCAACCTTGCCAGATTTTATTTTATGGAAAATCCATTTGTTGGTATACAGGCTTTAATTTGCTGAGTCACATTGCCTCCCCTGAGGCCATCAAAATCAATGAACTTTTGATTTCGAATTGGAATTAAGCAAAACTATGAGATTTTTTTGAATATTACTCCTGTTTGAGGGTATAATCTTTACAAAACAATGATCTCTATGTTATCGATTTAACTTAAGTTT harbors:
- the ispD gene encoding 2-C-methyl-D-erythritol 4-phosphate cytidylyltransferase produces the protein MASVVIVAAGSGLRMKSEKRKQYLGISGLSIISRTIKRFDSCPYIDSMVLVVPLNDIEFCSSVIINEASPIKPVHIVPGGRERHESVRFGLAAIPEKMGVVLIHDGVRPFVSDEIIKSCIDGAMEDGACIPAIQVSDTVKHSEDGIFATRTISRSSLWLAQTPQAFDFNLIFNAHMEALQKNILFTDDASLIEEIGHKVRITQGSRFNIKITTPEDLVVAEAILPLFCNSEF
- a CDS encoding HPr family phosphocarrier protein yields the protein MVEQNYCDISYLEKVRIYSQEYLKCCAYIDQYGSSDYMFTKRLYSKLISASHLLEDFLDYHGAKNNSQWFFYRELTASIRHLSLGGYAQQHIVSRIAFYGLGDVSEFVAEGHKTLAFIRSSLLSLAPSILTEARHLNIPLPDVLHGQYDFASYLTGERLQSDIDAEDKDRQKDHIVKITSEFFKIAQEIDKLVFYEPLTNEEILELVPSKINEVMIRSYEFRVHNLQSYFDTYVVQSGYHEIAGKLKVLRGYFSVVYHLFQVMGRLLHYYERHLHEVSFKKAYMTVREKLAGMVDPAQLLDRTINYAFYYVCYFLSEGQSIAVEIMNENLEKGSVTLPIPRNRGFHQRPSLMVAKLVAHFGGKVEMRLGEKRFDASSVLDLQWAGGEINKEGITKVVFEGDMRALNDLEILASVNYGEDIMGRGTPLPESLSYLRITESSIG